The Flexivirga oryzae genome has a segment encoding these proteins:
- a CDS encoding DUF3097 domain-containing protein: MTDRYGADVLAGDWRKPPRGRSQQVPAEIGLVVEDVQTGWCGAVVSVEKSGGMRVVHLEDRHGRRRGFPMGPGFLIDGSPVELIAPVPAADATALQAARDAASRTASGSRAVADAPARVARGSRIFVEGKHDAELVEKVWGADLRVEGVVVEPLHGVDDLAAVIRDFAPTPERRLGVLVDHLVPGTKEARIVAEALAIPQARQDVLVLGHPYVDVWQSIRPERLGWEKWPVIPRGTSWKHGILAELGWPHDTQADVATGWKRILGTVRSYADLQPELLGRVEELIDFVTAVP, encoded by the coding sequence GTGACCGATAGATATGGCGCCGACGTCCTGGCCGGTGACTGGCGCAAGCCGCCGCGCGGCCGCTCCCAACAGGTACCCGCCGAGATCGGCCTGGTGGTGGAGGACGTGCAGACCGGCTGGTGCGGCGCGGTCGTGTCGGTCGAGAAATCCGGCGGGATGCGGGTCGTGCACCTGGAGGACCGGCACGGACGCAGGCGCGGATTCCCGATGGGGCCGGGTTTCCTCATCGACGGCAGCCCTGTCGAGCTGATCGCGCCGGTGCCCGCCGCCGATGCCACCGCGCTGCAGGCCGCCCGTGACGCCGCATCACGCACCGCGAGCGGATCCCGCGCCGTCGCGGACGCACCCGCGCGTGTCGCCCGCGGGTCGCGGATCTTCGTCGAGGGCAAGCACGACGCCGAACTGGTCGAGAAGGTGTGGGGCGCCGACCTGCGGGTCGAAGGTGTCGTCGTGGAGCCGCTGCACGGTGTCGACGACCTGGCCGCGGTGATCCGCGACTTCGCACCGACCCCGGAGCGGCGGCTGGGGGTGCTCGTCGACCATCTGGTGCCCGGCACGAAGGAGGCGCGGATCGTCGCCGAAGCGCTGGCCATCCCGCAGGCACGCCAGGACGTGCTGGTCCTCGGTCACCCCTACGTCGACGTGTGGCAGTCGATCCGCCCCGAACGGCTGGGCTGGGAGAAGTGGCCCGTCATACCCCGCGGGACGTCGTGGAAGCACGGCATCCTCGCCGAGCTCGGCTGGCCGCACGACACGCAGGCCGACGTCGCGACCGGGTGGAAGCGGATCCTCGGCACGGTCCGCAGCTACGCCGACCTGCAGCCCGAGCTGCTCGGACGTGTCGAGGAACTCATCGACTTCGTGACGGCCG